In Plasmodium brasilianum strain Bolivian I chromosome 12, whole genome shotgun sequence, the genomic window CCGAGGGTGAATGCAGTGACTCAAAAAcaggaaaaagaaatatgctATTactagaaaataaaaaaactacaAATGTAAGCAGTGGTACTAATGATGGAACTAATAATATCAGTTGTAATAATAAGAGTGGTAGAAAATATAGCATTATCATAAATGAGAATGTAGAGAACGTCCTCAAGATGTTCAAAGAAATACTATCGTTGGAACAGAGAAAATTGAaacattcaaaaaatattaatgaagattctgataataaaaatatcaaatgTAGCAGCTTGAAGCAAGTCAAAAGGGTAAACTTCTTTTATCACCATTGAACACGTGCacgcgtacatatatataagcataattgtgtatatgtaaaaagaaaaatttctCTTCTTTCATTTTCAATTGTTATCAATTAGTTCTGCTAGGCAAAAATAGTCACACCAATCATACAACTCAACTCATATAAGTTCAGAGTAGACCATTCCTTCTGAGTTGCGTCATGGACGAAATATAGCCCTTGTTTCGTTAGGGGGTACCCTATATACACCCACGTACGTGATACTGTGAGTGAATACGTACTTATGTTcgtatgtacttatgtatatatgtatatatttgtatagaATCGTTATGTACGCACCTTTGGAACATCTGCTTCAAGAGTAATTCCTTATGAAAGTTTAGCCGCTACAatcatttatcattttagtatgtatatatatatatcaagcTATATCGTAGTTTGTACACTTATATGTCCCTAATTATCATTGCACTATAGTCATTTACCGTGAATTTCTTCGtcgaaaataaaaaaaaagagcctTTATGTTGTCTCCCCTTTGACTGTTTACATATGCCATTAGTGTTCTCCATTCATATGCACTGCACTTTTCAGTTGCTTCTTTCCATTACTCTCAGTGATCCTTTATATTGCTCCTTTTTTTACctcctatatatatatatatatatatatatataatttctttatttctttatatttatatgtatgtacgaaTTTCCTCGTAGGGTAAAAACAAAGACGCCAACAAATGGCTTAGCGAAAATGATATCGAAAGGATCCTCGAGGTGGTCAACGTAAATTACTCAAgtgattatataataaaaatagatgacgatttcatttttgaaaataataaaaagagaaagatattttattatgtgtacaaaaataaatttaatgttGTATGTGTAAATGAATATGTACGGAATGCCCCATCCAAAATTCTGGcaatcaaaaataataataagagtGACAAGTATGACAAAAGTAAACATAAAGAGAGTAACAGGAAACCAACTAATGCTGAACAATGTGCTCACTTGAATAATTTGCCCtatcttattttaatatgttatatCTCTATAAAGTACAGCCAAAAGGATAGCAAAGTAATCCAAACAGATGATCATGAGCAAATGGTAAGTCCTGGTTCTGGCAATGCTGGAAGTAGAAGCAGTAGCAGTGAAAGAAGTAATACTGACAATAATTACGTCGATGgggaaaaaagcaaaaatgaaGAGGTTCCATCTAAGGGGCTGCacgcattttatttttcgttttttccttgtataaaaaaaaaaaaaaaaaaattgtcagCAGCAGTTAGACAACAAAACGAAATTGTAAAAGCAGAGGAGGCACCTTTCCAGTACTTTAGAACATACGAAAAGGTGAAAGCCAAATTGGTCAATATAAAAAGCAGGTATGAAGAAACAAAGAGGGGGAAGAatcatattaaaatgtacGGTAAGAATAAGCAATATAAAGAGAAGTTGGAAAATGTATTATTGCTTAGGGACATTTTTGACTATGAATGTTTCATAACACAAATAGCAGAAAAGGTATATGATGATGACTATGATGTTTCGTGGAACATTCCTTCAGAGGAATACATCAAAAGTAATCATaaaagtaatagtaataatagttatGATGAAGCGTGCCTTCTGCCTGATCTGAAtagcattatatataaccTATCGAATAATGAGTACAAGAACTACATTTTTTCGGACAAAATTTGTAAAAGGGATATGCTCCTTAAAGGGAATAGGGagcaccttttttttttgttcgtCAAGGATTCGGTTAATAGCAATTTATTCATTGAATGGATGAAGggggaaataataaaaaataataataaaaaagagggTAACAGTGTGAACAATGAGAAAAGTGAGAAGAGCGAGCCAATTGTTAAGTGCACTTTTCTGACGATAAAAGAAtatcttgaaaaaaaattgaaaatgcAAATTAGCATTTTAAACAAAgatgttaatattttaaaaacggAAAAATTGAACAAAGTTTTACTAAGATTTACTGTAAACATATTTGTACACACCAATTTGAATAGactcccttttttttatctagtttataaaataaataatttaaaattactaCCTTATCTTACTTTATACTTttgtaaaatacataaatgtaatttAAGCAATGAGAAAAAGTACACGgatggaaagaaaaaaaaaaattatagtcataaaaatatcaatAGCACACAACAGGATAGTAATACTTGCATTAATGTGGTGGGGGGATTTTATAAATACCCATTAgaaaatctttttttcaaaattgaCATAAATAGTGGGGGAGAGCAGCAGTGGAGGAAGCAAGAGCAGGAAAAGCGACTGGAACAAACACAGAAGGGACAAAAGGATCAGGAGTGctcttatctttttttgGTGGTATCTAAAAATGTCGAGAAACTGAAGGGGAAGGATCTGAAGTTTCAAATAACCGCAGCATTGCCACCGCCTAAGAGTAAAAACACTTCTAATGAAGagaacataaaaaagaaaaaaaattatataaaaattgatgAAATTTCGTCGTAttgcaaaaattatatttttacaagtaTGGACAGTCATAGCAGTTATGATGAACAGGGACATACGGGGAAAGTAGCTTCTACCGaatttaagaaaatacaaataaaagatGACGAGGAAAAGATGGACTGTCATATAACACAAAGGTTATGTAGTGAGACTTCAAAATTAGAAAGCGGAACACTAGGCATAGATGATTTAACACTTAAGGACCAATCGGATGTAAGCGATTTGAAAAATGGCAGTGAGACAAGGTTAAGGAGCAGCGAATTGCACACAGATGTTGAAGAAGTAAGAGAAGAAATGAAAGAAGTAAAGATGGAAGTAAAGACGGAAGTAAAGACGGGTATAAATACGAATATAAAGATGGAAATAATGAAGGATGTAAAGACGGATGTAAAGACGGATGTAAAGACGGATGTAAAGACGGATGTAAAGACGGATGTAAAGATGGGTGTAAAGacagaagaagaaaaaaacaaaagcgATGATCAAAATGATATTGGgggaaatataataaaactaaatGTGCATAACCGAAGTAACAGGAAAACGTtcaagtttttaaaaaaaattgtcataaatagcaaaaatagTTTTACGTTTGGTAGTATTTTtgttgaattaaaaaattaccaCCTATTCAAATATATGATGGTAAAAATcgtaagaataaaaaaaaaaaaattaactgaTGATGATTATGGTgacttaaattttattataaaaaattttcaaagagatattatgttaaaaaaaagaaaaagaaaaaatattttctttaaacaTGTGGAGTTTTATACAAATGATACATATATGATGCTTATTAAGGTAAAACCGTTAGCAGggaatatattacaattaaGAGGAAGGGAGGGACGTacattaaatgaatatattatttatgaggaggaaaatagtgaaaaaagtcaatttttaaatgtaccAATTAATCCCTTTTCAAATATaactataaatttatttttaagctTCTCAGAGGATGTTTCGGTAACAGATAACAATTCAAACGAAGATATGGAAAAGgaaatcaaaaaatattttgcattCAATAAAATTAGCATAGATGGTTTAAAAAAAGCTCATCATATAGATAGAAGAGTAgacaatattttttccattcgaagtgatttattattacattttaaaagcACGAATTATGAGAATATCTTTACTCGTCTGTTAAACGAAAAAAGGGAGAACAGTACAAGTATGACAAGTAGTATTTTAcctaaagaaaaagaatatgaGTCAAATTATACTAACGATGTTGTAGACATCACTGCCAACGAAACGAATGAAAAACATAGTAATGTTGAAAAGAACATTTGTTATTATAGAAGATTGGAAAACAATTATAACAGCCTCTTATGTACGAGACTCATCAATGATGATGTTATAAGAAgagaagaattatatatgtataaagaTGATTTCCTTCAAATATTGTCATCACTTTTCAATTTTCATAATGATTGGTTCGATTTTGTAAAAACGAAATATTTTGAAGAAGGGAATGTCAATAAAGTTTACATGAACACATTCATCCAGATGTTTAGATCTGTGTATAACACAGGCGATTATgtgaaaatggaaaaatttgaaaaatttgaaaaatatccCATAACGATGTTTGTAGAAGACAGCTCAAACAGCAGTAAGCAAGAGAAGAAGGAAAACAAAATGGAAGTTTTCACAGATAAAGATTTCGACTATCGTATTGACAATTTGGTATCATATTCAAACGTAGTGCAAAAATCTGTTGATGATATTAAGTCTTATTCTAAGtccaaaaataatgatatggATATGTTGAAAGTAAAAATGGATGCAGAGCTACAGCTAACGGAAAGGGCCTTTTATCTTTTAAGtagtatttataataatgaaaaatttgatACGAGAAAATACAGAAGCAGTTTAAATAATAGTGTTAAAAATAGCGGCAAATTTTGTGGCAATATTAGTGGAAACAGTTGCACTAAAGATGTACTTAAAAGAaactataaatatttagaaaatataaaaaaaaaaatttctaacaataataataatagtagtagtaataataatagtaatagcgGTAgtcataataatagtaatagcgGTAgtcataataatagtaataacctGAAGTCTGGAGTACAATACGGGGGAAATAGCACGAACAGGCAAACTGTTTCATCTTCTTCAGTAGAGCTCATAACAAATGGCTGTTACGGAATAAATAAGCATGAAAGTGATTcaacaaataaaacaaaatctAAATTATGTGACAGTATTAAGATGGATGTACCCATCGTAAATATACAAGATATGATAGgcatagtaaaaaaaatagacaagtacatagaaatatatgatattaaaaataagaaattaaaCATTACCAAAATGattaaagaaagaaagatatatgttgaaaatgtaaaaaataatataaaaactaaaaagtttaaaaacATGAAATCAGAGGGATTAAATGACCTATATAAAAGAGGATTAGATTTAcacttaaatatttacaattcagatttaatgaaaattattaaaaatcaTTGTATAGTATTGGATATGTTaactaatataaaattactatttaaacgtaatgaaaatttaaaaaaaaaaaaaattacaaataatgAAGTTGTCACTATAGAAGAACTTGTAACTgataaagaattatttattgaaTCATTCCAAACATGTACAGATCTACTTAAAAATGATGATCATTATggtgataatgataataacaatgaaaatgataatacTATTCAACTAAgtgattattataaaaatatatataaggacTCTCagcaaatttttaataagatACTTGACAATTCAGCTGTTAAAATGGACAgtgtataataatttatttaacttCAGAACGTTGATCTGTCCTTTCTGCGCTTGTCTTCATAAATTGCATGCCATTGTTTAGTGCTTAGCCTTTTTTAGCCATTAAAGGGGGTTTTACGCGGGtctatatacatacatacatacttacttacttatgtatataaataagcgGAGTTTATTCTTGTGTAAATATGCGTACGTTTATTCTTGTGTAAATATGCGTACGTTTATTCTTGTGTAAATATGCGTATGTTTATTCTTGTGTAAATATGCGTACGTTTATTCCTGCGTACAAACCTACTCTAATGTATTCGCGTAAAACCATTTTGAGatatgtacttttttaagtaaatagGTAAAAAGTATTTAGTACCccaaaataaatttgtataaCTAAtgattttagaaaaaaaatttgagtaATTcgtacttaattttttgttttcatttttaatttttttcgtgatggcttaataaatatttaaatatatcattatttgttatcatatatatatacaagctacatttttaattttacttgaacattttaacttttattttaatttaagattaaaattttttatcatcaaACTGATATATTCTCAGAAGGCTGAATATTCCAAAGTCTAATGAAcgcatttattttacttcacTTTTATGATGTATTACACATTCTTGTTAGAAACAGATGTACTATTAAGATTTAAGCACTCATACTATacacgtacacatatatatatatatatatatgatatatacgtatttacgtataataaaaatatataaattattatgaaccACCCCTGAGGGTAGAGTTAACATTTACTGGTAAGAAAGGGGCACAaagaacattaaaaaaataaggaaaaaaaaaagaaaaaaaaatacaaaaaaaaaggaaaaaaaaaaaaaaaaagacaaatatAGACAAAAATAGACAAGCGGCAAAGAAAGCAGACAAATGtacaaacaaatattttaaatgataaataattatgtcaTTTTTACTAAATGAGAACAACGTAAAATCGTTAATATATTCATGGCGattatggaaaaatataagaaaagaCTGTGTAGTTTTAAAATTGTAGCAAGCAATAAgtgtaaatattaatatatatatgtacagatATATGCATCCACATATATCAACATGCACActtatctatatatacatgggCGTAGGTGCAAGCCATGCATCAAAATTATGGTATAGCAAATTAACGCATAAGCGGCTTTAAGCTCACGCTCACATAAGCATTAGAAGCTAAGTGATAGTGTgctttttccatattttaaaatttaacgttttttattttatatatatatttttttttttcttactaaAACCGAACGAAAATTTCTGGTTTTCTACCCCTGTgctccttttccttttccgtTATTAGGTAATGAAAACACTTAAGATTAGGACGAGTTAAAAATGGACGAGATTTATCATTCACATTCCATGGGGAGCGGaagcaattttttatttcggAAAAAAGGTATTTCcccataaatttttttctaggtctttttttttttttttttcggaattaagtatattttcatcattgtACATTCTACAATCATCTTCACTTAAGTTATGATCAGTTGTAATATGTATTACTGTTTTATTTCTACCTTCCTTTTTTGATGTATATTTGTGTGAGTTTTCATAGCAAGAACTATAATCCTTATTCCTACTAACTCTATCATAATCGTCACTTTCACCGCTGTCGTTATAATTATCATCGTCATAATCATCACAGTGATACTTCAgcttaattttacttttccctttattatttttattatgtacacAATTCATATTGTCACTATCGCCAATATCAACTGGGCAGTTATAATATCTGTTACAACTATGCGTACAGGCATTTTTccgaaatatttttttatcacgACTATTCCCATTACTTACTGTTATATGCTTATTTAAATGTTCTTTAGTTTCATAAAATGAGTTTGAAAACACGTTGGTTGCATCATTTTGAATTGTTCTATCATGTGGGTAGTATAGTTGCGTTTTgttgtacattttattaatataatttatatcattatttttatgcgatttttctaaatttaacATATCACTTGCACCATATAGCGTTCGATCATTATGCGagttattaattattttttcatttcctgTATGGCATATGTAAGGATAGAAATTATGAAGGTCATCACGCGGGTAAAAATCTGACTTGGTCTCTTGAAAGCTCATCCTTTAAGCAGTTTTGCatgttactttttttttttttttttttttttttttttttttttttttttttttttttttttttttaatgttttgtttttttttaaactatttgtttataaatttttcatgtAAGGATATATCTGCCCATGtacacgtatacatatatatatatatatatatatatgtatatacatatatgtgcacacGCATGTGCATTACCCCTTTTTTTCTACTAAAATAAACCCTTAAGCGAAATGCACACGTTCCTGATCCAGAATTTTTATTgtctttcaaaaaaaaacttcTTTACTATTTTCATGTGATCAACATTTAATGTTTATTTGTGCTCACAATTTTGCATGCTACTTTgcgtgttttttttttttttttttagtgtaGGTACACCTTATTCTTTtgccttttttcttttttgaacGGAACAGCTCTTTAATGCGCACTTTAGGGGCTTCTGTTCTCGGAATTTATGGTACTTCTTAAAGAATGTATACGTTTATTGATGCGTTTtctaatatttcttttccaaatgaatataaaatattttaacgtattatttattatattattacccaggataatatataattcttttttatttgtgcAGCATTTCTCTTGATAATATGTAACGTTAAACAAACTTTGCTTTTGCAGGTGTTCTCAATTCTGCCATTCgttttgtaaataattaaaatagtgCTAAATTGTAAAAAGGACGAACTTGTTTACTTGCCTGTTGTTTTGTTGTCTAACTGTTTCACTGATATGATATCCTACTATTTTGCCACCTTACTGTTTGAGcgcttttattttaaaaatttaagcttttttttttcttactcgtgaaaatgtatttaataagtataaaatatgtgtGACTTCATATCTTTGATCTTCACTTATTTAACGAACAAATTATTTGATTAATCGCATTAACGACAGAACTCTCTAACACAATTCCGctactacatatatatatatatatatatgtatatatgtgaactttctttttttcaaaaatttgcTTCTAActtctttttatcatttcattttacGCTACGTTGCGTTACGCGCAATTTCGCTCGTCCTATACTGTATACGTGTCAACATACATACGCTCTTTAGAGGACACTACaacattttgttattatatattctcttttttttatttaagacCTTAGGTGTATTATTTGAGttgcaaaaataattaataaaatttttatttggtaTTCTACATATAATTTCGCATTGGGGGTAAAGCTTAGAAGTAGATgatgtattatttaataaactaTTACAACTTTTAGTATGAGTTATTCTATTGGAATATTTAGATTTGCTCATAcgttttttatcattttggcttatatttttaattttgttatttctcATTAGTACATGTGAATTTGCGCAATAATAggtatgtaattttttagaactttcttctttattttgtaagtataaattaatatatttttctttttttagtgGTAACATGGGTACTTCAAATAATTTAGGTTTTTGCTTAACGTCATATGGGGAACATCCACGTGAtgataacatatttttaggATTAGTAAACTTCTTTTTAGCTAATTTTTCATTGATATTCAATTTAAATTTGAAATGAGTATCACTCTTTGATTTTAAGATATCTGCACCGTtaggtattttttttttgaataactGTTTTATGAAACGTAAGCTTCTAGAACGTGTAGGGGTAGTGCCAGTCACGGCGGTAGTAGCACAGACAGTGGTAGTAGCAGCGATAGCAGTAGAGTCTGCTTTCACAGAGCAGCAAAAAGTGTTgttgttataatatttttgatcGCATTCCTCCATGTCAACTTTGTATTTactcaaaatatttttattctcgATGAACtcattttttctattgtttttcattaaattatttacagtACTAAGTGAAGATGCGGTTCTATCATTTAATTCCTTAAATTTTAAGGGTTCCTTCCAATTCACAACTGTTAGTAACAGGTTCTTTTTCAATGGAATGCAATTAAAATCTACTTTCTCTGGAATATCAGAGATCCGTGATACATTCCCTAATATTTTGTCGTTATATCCAGCTTtaagattatttttattcctatCATTGACGACTTCCTCTGCTTCGTTTTCTGTTTTCAGCATATATTCTGTATATTCATCCTTTTGattagaaaataaattagataTGCAAATcgtatttttatcttttttttctttattgtgtcttatataattttttcttttaacaaTTTCACACGCGTTCATTTTAACCTCCTCCTTTTCAAAAAGTGTATTAATAGGATTGGTACCACATTTAGATAATTTTGTATCCGTCCACTTGTCCTCAGTTGTTcgtcttctattttttaagttcattgagttatatttaaatatttcatattcatttttacatGATGATATATTACTGCTTAAAGAAACTGTTTGATCGTTACTTATTAATGTTTCTTGAAATTTGTTGGAGTCTTTAAACAGTTTATCTATTTTTCCAATGTATCTATTTTTATCAGAGTAATGTACCTCACtctcatgtatatattcctCCCCTTCATTACTATGTACAGTgtctatttttcttttaaaagaataattcgAATTAGGTACACTGTCGTTTATTTCCCACA contains:
- a CDS encoding hypothetical protein (conserved Plasmodium protein) — translated: MSFQETKSDFYPRDDLHNFYPYICHTGNEKIINNSHNDRTLYGASDMLNLEKSHKNNDINYINKMYNKTQLYYPHDRTIQNDATNVFSNSFYETKEHLNKHITVSNGNSRDKKIFRKNACTHSCNRYYNCPVDIGDSDNMNCVHNKNNKGKSKIKLKYHCDDYDDDNYNDSGESDDYDRVSRNKDYSSCYENSHKYTSKKEGRNKTVIHITTDHNLSEDDCRMYNDENILNSEKKKKKDLEKNLWGNTFFPK
- a CDS encoding hypothetical protein (conserved Plasmodium protein) encodes the protein METIFQKNKIIEFESFNKTFELWKKYVTDEVLTSCSENEKNKTKQNNNNNNESRNNKIRSKLTLKLKPKLKQKLKSKSIKNFDKYVHKWGEINFFRRHNNYNNNEKFEYGNNKKLEEEKEKKQYNHIHNNYDFDSDNSSAEKKKKEFLLHYISVYEEQLEKLSKDPESYYSNEGSKEEENGEACIVTYENYINRNVNITTYTGDIQFLKFFYSSICLIKENKVLIPCGHYLYELIYPQTVYSFPLINKLNYYFVKLYINNSWYLVFVDLTLPYDEKNELISCYSLNEREIWTHILMKALYKCFHVFRFSNYHFFIIEMLTGLKYINTSAYSINHTLYNNKNIIKSILMRQQNDLSDRRNLKSVLVCDKENYPFVKEAEKKAASEGNVQSEEVITTSNERINDMNKGDSDSDSDGDSNGCCSDNHGKGDHYVSTRDREEQENSFYFLICPFEDKEHLKVKCENMKPRNCIKLSEYLINKKKKDILKGYKYIDNQGHIIIFNAELVPVENPAFYPNDSEGECSDSKTGKRNMLLLENKKTTNVSSGTNDGTNNISCNNKSGRKYSIIINENVENVLKMFKEILSLEQRKLKHSKNINEDSDNKNIKCSSLKQVKRGKNKDANKWLSENDIERILEVVNVNYSSDYIIKIDDDFIFENNKKRKIFYYVYKNKFNVVCVNEYVRNAPSKILAIKNNNKSDKYDKSKHKESNRKPTNAEQCAHLNNLPYLILICYISIKYSQKDSKVIQTDDHEQMVSPGSGNAGSRSSSSERSNTDNNYVDGEKSKNEEVPSKGLHAFYFSFFPCIKKKKKKLSAAVRQQNEIVKAEEAPFQYFRTYEKVKAKLVNIKSRYEETKRGKNHIKMYGKNKQYKEKLENVLLLRDIFDYECFITQIAEKVYDDDYDVSWNIPSEEYIKSNHKSNSNNSYDEACLLPDLNSIIYNLSNNEYKNYIFSDKICKRDMLLKGNREHLFFLFVKDSVNSNLFIEWMKGEIIKNNNKKEGNSVNNEKSEKSEPIVKCTFLTIKEYLEKKLKMQISILNKDVNILKTEKLNKVLLRFTVNIFVHTNLNRLPFFYLVYKINNLKLLPYLTLYFCKIHKCNLSNEKKYTDGKKKKNYSHKNINSTQQDSNTCINVVGGFYKYPLENLFFKIDINSGGEQQWRKQEQEKRLEQTQKGQKDQECSYLFLVVSKNVEKLKGKDLKFQITAALPPPKSKNTSNEENIKKKKNYIKIDEISSYCKNYIFTSMDSHSSYDEQGHTGKVASTEFKKIQIKDDEEKMDCHITQRLCSETSKLESGTLGIDDLTLKDQSDVSDLKNGSETRLRSSELHTDVEEVREEMKEVKMEVKTEVKTGINTNIKMEIMKDVKTDVKTDVKTDVKTDVKTDVKMGVKTEEEKNKSDDQNDIGGNIIKLNVHNRSNRKTFKFLKKIVINSKNSFTFGSIFVELKNYHLFKYMMVKIVRIKKKKLTDDDYGDLNFIIKNFQRDIMLKKRKRKNIFFKHVEFYTNDTYMMLIKVKPLAGNILQLRGREGRTLNEYIIYEEENSEKSQFLNVPINPFSNITINLFLSFSEDVSVTDNNSNEDMEKEIKKYFAFNKISIDGLKKAHHIDRRVDNIFSIRSDLLLHFKSTNYENIFTRLLNEKRENSTSMTSSILPKEKEYESNYTNDVVDITANETNEKHSNVEKNICYYRRLENNYNSLLCTRLINDDVIRREELYMYKDDFLQILSSLFNFHNDWFDFVKTKYFEEGNVNKVYMNTFIQMFRSVYNTGDYVKMEKFEKFEKYPITMFVEDSSNSSKQEKKENKMEVFTDKDFDYRIDNLVSYSNVVQKSVDDIKSYSKSKNNDMDMLKVKMDAELQLTERAFYLLSSIYNNEKFDTRKYRSSLNNSVKNSGKFCGNISGNSCTKDVLKRNYKYLENIKKKISNNNNNSSSNNNSNSGSHNNSNSGSHNNSNNLKSGVQYGGNSTNRQTVSSSSVELITNGCYGINKHESDSTNKTKSKLCDSIKMDVPIVNIQDMIGIVKKIDKYIEIYDIKNKKLNITKMIKERKIYVENVKNNIKTKKFKNMKSEGLNDLYKRGLDLHLNIYNSDLMKIIKNHCIVLDMLTNIKLLFKRNENLKKKKITNNEVVTIEELVTDKELFIESFQTCTDLLKNDDHYGDNDNNNENDNTIQLSDYYKNIYKDSQQIFNKILDNSAVKMDSV